The proteins below are encoded in one region of Mycobacterium botniense:
- the folC gene encoding bifunctional tetrahydrofolate synthase/dihydrofolate synthase: MTSEPEPTPATPTADEIASLLQVEYLLDKRWPETRIDPSLSRISALMDLLGSPQRSYPSIHIAGTNGKTSVARMVDALLTALHRRTGRTTSPHLQSAVERIAIDGRPISPGRYVEVYREIEPYVQMVDEQSRSAGGPVMSKFEVLTAMAFAAFADAPVDVAVVEVGLGGRWDATNVINAPVAVITPISVDHVEYLGDDIAAIAAEKAGIITQADSASVNTVAVISRQPPQALEVLVEQSRRADAAVAREDVDFAILNRHVAVGGQLLTLRGLGGVYPDIYLPLHGEHQAHNAAVALAAVEAFFGAGAERQLDPAAVCAGFAAVTSPGRLERMRSSPTVFIDAAHNPAGAGALAQALSDEFEFRLLVGVISVLADKDVGGILAALEPVFDRVVVTHNGSPRALDVSTLALAAEERFGPDRVLTAGNLREAIDVATGLLEEAAAGGETFSGMGIVITGSMVTAGAARSLFGRDPE; this comes from the coding sequence ATGACCTCTGAGCCGGAGCCGACCCCGGCCACTCCCACAGCCGATGAGATCGCGTCGCTGCTGCAGGTTGAGTACTTGCTGGATAAGCGATGGCCGGAAACCCGCATCGACCCGAGTCTTAGCCGCATCAGCGCCTTGATGGACCTGCTGGGGTCACCGCAACGCAGCTATCCCTCGATTCATATCGCGGGCACTAACGGCAAGACCTCGGTGGCGCGGATGGTGGATGCGCTGCTGACCGCGCTGCACCGGCGTACCGGCCGCACTACCAGCCCGCACCTGCAGTCGGCGGTCGAACGCATCGCGATCGACGGCAGGCCGATCAGCCCCGGGCGCTATGTCGAGGTCTATCGGGAGATTGAGCCCTACGTGCAGATGGTCGACGAGCAATCCCGGTCCGCCGGTGGGCCCGTGATGAGCAAGTTCGAGGTCCTCACCGCGATGGCATTTGCCGCATTCGCGGATGCGCCGGTCGACGTCGCCGTCGTGGAGGTGGGTCTCGGGGGGCGATGGGACGCTACCAACGTGATCAACGCGCCGGTGGCGGTCATCACCCCGATTAGCGTCGACCACGTCGAATACCTGGGCGACGACATCGCGGCCATCGCCGCAGAGAAAGCCGGCATCATTACCCAGGCCGACAGCGCTTCGGTGAACACCGTAGCGGTGATCTCGCGTCAGCCGCCGCAGGCGCTGGAGGTGCTGGTGGAGCAATCCCGGCGCGCCGACGCCGCGGTTGCCCGCGAGGATGTGGACTTTGCCATCCTGAACCGGCATGTCGCCGTCGGCGGTCAGCTGCTGACGCTGCGGGGTCTGGGTGGGGTTTACCCCGACATCTATCTACCGCTGCACGGTGAACACCAGGCGCATAACGCAGCCGTGGCGCTGGCGGCGGTGGAGGCCTTCTTCGGCGCGGGCGCGGAGCGTCAGCTCGACCCCGCTGCCGTGTGCGCCGGGTTCGCCGCGGTCACCAGCCCGGGCCGGCTGGAGCGTATGCGCAGTTCGCCGACGGTGTTTATCGACGCTGCGCACAACCCGGCCGGTGCGGGCGCGCTGGCGCAAGCGTTGTCTGACGAGTTCGAGTTCCGCCTCCTGGTCGGAGTGATCAGTGTGCTGGCCGATAAGGATGTGGGCGGCATCCTCGCCGCCCTCGAGCCGGTGTTCGACAGGGTCGTGGTCACGCACAACGGATCGCCGCGGGCGTTAGACGTCAGCACCCTGGCGTTGGCGGCCGAGGAACGGTTCGGGCCTGACCGCGTGCTCACCGCCGGCAACCTGCGCGAGGCGATCGATGTCGCGACGGGGTTGCTCGAGGAGGCTGCCGCCGGAGGGGAGACATTTTCCGGGATGGGGATCGTGATCACGGGCTCGATGGTCACCGCAGGAGCCGCGCGCAGCTTGTTCGGTCGTGATCCGGAATGA
- a CDS encoding DUF4233 domain-containing protein yields the protein MTPPPGPPADPWRSFRAVMAATLVLEAIVVLLAIPVVSAVGGGLTPAALGYLLGFAVLLIVLAVLQRRSWAIWVNLGAQVPLLAGLAIYPGVAFVGVLFTVVWVLIAYFRAEVRRRQRRGLLPGQRPPD from the coding sequence ATGACCCCGCCGCCCGGGCCGCCGGCCGACCCCTGGCGCAGTTTCCGCGCGGTGATGGCAGCCACCCTGGTCCTGGAAGCGATTGTGGTCCTGCTGGCAATACCGGTGGTCAGCGCGGTCGGCGGCGGACTGACCCCGGCTGCTTTGGGGTATCTGCTCGGGTTCGCGGTGCTATTGATCGTGCTGGCCGTGCTGCAGCGCAGAAGCTGGGCAATTTGGGTGAACCTCGGGGCGCAGGTGCCATTACTCGCTGGGTTGGCGATCTATCCGGGTGTGGCTTTCGTCGGGGTGCTCTTCACCGTGGTTTGGGTTCTGATCGCCTATTTCCGTGCGGAAGTCCGGCGACGCCAGCGGCGCGGACTGCTGCCCGGGCAGCGGCCCCCGGACTGA
- the ndk gene encoding nucleoside-diphosphate kinase produces the protein MTERTLLLIKPDAVQRRLVGEIVGRIERKGLIITALELRHIDEQLARQHYAEHEGKVFFDSLLKFITSGPVIAAIVEGPRAVAAVRQLAGATDPVEQAAPGTIRGDLGLETQFNLVHGSDSTDSAQREIALWFPGR, from the coding sequence GTGACCGAGCGGACCTTGCTGTTGATCAAGCCGGACGCCGTCCAGCGGCGACTGGTTGGTGAGATCGTCGGCCGTATCGAGCGAAAAGGTCTGATCATCACGGCGCTGGAACTGCGGCACATCGACGAGCAGCTGGCCCGCCAGCATTATGCCGAGCACGAAGGCAAGGTCTTTTTCGACTCGTTACTGAAGTTCATCACGTCCGGACCGGTGATCGCGGCAATCGTGGAAGGCCCTCGCGCTGTGGCGGCCGTTCGCCAGCTCGCCGGCGCGACCGATCCGGTGGAGCAAGCTGCCCCCGGCACGATCCGAGGCGATTTAGGCTTGGAAACCCAGTTCAACCTGGTGCACGGCTCGGATTCGACCGATTCGGCGCAACGTGAGATCGCGCTCTGGTTCCCCGGTCGTTAG
- a CDS encoding translation initiation factor IF-2 N-terminal domain-containing protein, with protein MVDGVQSSDLSKEPTQQEDLPDRLRVHSLARELGTTSQRVLDALTKLGGRMRSAHSSLDRAEAARVRDLLVSTGDVAERADLPGDARPDEVSETGAPESRPVPENTGPRPEYMPLFVAPKPIEADEPDDFDDSDDIEIGEEEQAQRPASRRRRRGRRGRGRGRGEQGGSDERSRDGDEDIGEEDAYPRDAEASGSEDADSGESDEIDEDDNGAPEVSTRRRRRRRRRKSGSGDDNDAGPSGPLPDDPPNTVVHERVPRTADKPDVQDNGADGVEIQGIDGSTRLEAKRQRRRDGRDASRRRPPVLSEAEFLARREAVERVMVVRDKVRTEPPHQGERYTQIAVLEDGIVVEHFVTSAASASLVGNIYLGIVQNVLPSMEAAFVDIGRGRNGVLYAGEVNWEAAGLGGDNRKIEQALKPGDYVMVQVSKDPVGHKGARLTTQVSLAGRYLVYVPGASSTGISRKLPDTERQRLKEILREVVPDDAGVIIRTASEGVKEEDIRADITRLQERWNQIQAQAAEAKEKAAGAAVALYEEPDVLVRVIRDLFNEDFAELIVSGDEAWRTINEYVNSVAPDLVSKLTKYQPATEGGPDVFAVHRIDEQLAKAMERKVWLPSGGTLVIDRTEAMTVIDVNTGKFTGSGGNLEQTVTKNNLEAAEEIVRQLRLRDIGGIVVIDFIDMVLESNRDLVLRRLTEALARDRTRHQVSEVTSLGLVQLTRKRLGTGLIEAFSTPCPHCGGRGIVLHADPVDSAQVAGRKGDSGRRSRRSKRARPDEPVVAKVPAHTPGEHPLFKAMAAANGRRDGEPDQAEEELGEEIVASAGGQAVDVRTEREVVREVAEEDLDDTDDEDFEDSDEDDEVELDDEDLDDDLELDDDLDVDDDADEDPADEDIADAGEEETVTAQNPVPVVVPGPRRRRAAARPAGPPSHRD; from the coding sequence GTGGTAGACGGTGTTCAATCTTCAGACCTATCCAAAGAGCCTACTCAGCAGGAGGACCTGCCGGATCGCCTGAGGGTCCATTCGCTGGCACGGGAGCTGGGAACCACCAGCCAGCGGGTGCTCGACGCGCTGACCAAGCTCGGCGGGCGGATGCGAAGCGCGCATTCCAGCCTGGATCGCGCCGAAGCGGCCCGGGTGCGCGATTTGCTCGTCAGCACTGGCGATGTGGCCGAACGCGCAGATCTTCCCGGTGATGCCAGGCCTGACGAGGTCAGCGAGACCGGTGCACCCGAATCGCGGCCGGTGCCGGAGAACACGGGTCCGCGGCCCGAGTACATGCCTTTGTTCGTCGCACCGAAACCGATCGAGGCCGACGAGCCCGATGACTTCGACGACAGTGACGACATCGAAATCGGCGAAGAAGAACAGGCGCAGCGGCCGGCTAGCCGCCGGCGGCGGCGCGGCCGTCGCGGGCGTGGTCGTGGGCGCGGCGAGCAAGGCGGATCCGATGAGCGGAGCCGGGACGGCGACGAGGACATCGGCGAGGAAGACGCCTACCCGCGGGATGCCGAGGCGAGTGGATCTGAGGACGCCGACAGTGGTGAGTCCGATGAGATCGATGAGGATGACAACGGTGCGCCGGAGGTGAGCACTCGGCGCCGCCGTCGGCGTCGCCGCCGTAAATCCGGTTCCGGTGACGACAACGACGCTGGCCCATCCGGTCCGCTGCCCGACGATCCACCCAACACAGTGGTGCACGAGCGGGTACCGCGCACAGCCGACAAGCCGGACGTGCAGGATAACGGCGCAGACGGCGTCGAGATCCAGGGCATCGACGGCTCGACCCGGCTGGAGGCCAAACGACAGCGCCGTCGCGACGGCCGCGACGCCAGCCGGCGGCGGCCTCCGGTGTTGAGCGAAGCCGAATTCCTGGCCCGCAGGGAGGCTGTGGAACGGGTGATGGTGGTGCGCGACAAAGTCCGCACCGAGCCGCCGCACCAGGGAGAGCGGTACACCCAGATCGCGGTGCTGGAAGACGGTATCGTCGTCGAGCATTTTGTGACGTCGGCAGCCTCTGCTTCCCTGGTGGGCAACATCTATTTGGGAATCGTGCAGAATGTGCTGCCTTCGATGGAGGCGGCATTCGTCGACATCGGTCGTGGCCGCAACGGCGTCCTCTACGCCGGTGAAGTGAATTGGGAAGCCGCCGGATTGGGTGGCGACAACCGCAAGATCGAACAGGCACTCAAACCGGGCGACTACGTGATGGTGCAGGTCAGCAAAGACCCGGTCGGGCACAAGGGTGCCCGGCTTACCACTCAAGTGTCGTTGGCTGGCCGTTACCTGGTGTATGTGCCGGGCGCGTCGTCGACCGGGATCAGCCGCAAACTCCCCGACACCGAACGTCAGCGGCTCAAGGAGATTCTGCGAGAGGTGGTGCCGGACGATGCCGGAGTGATCATCCGCACCGCGTCCGAGGGTGTCAAAGAAGAGGACATTCGCGCCGACATCACACGGCTGCAGGAGCGCTGGAACCAGATCCAGGCCCAGGCCGCCGAGGCCAAAGAGAAAGCCGCGGGCGCTGCGGTGGCGCTCTACGAAGAGCCTGACGTGCTGGTCAGGGTCATTCGCGACCTGTTCAACGAGGACTTCGCCGAGCTCATCGTCTCCGGTGACGAGGCCTGGCGCACCATCAACGAGTATGTGAATTCGGTTGCCCCCGATCTGGTTTCGAAACTCACCAAATACCAACCTGCCACGGAGGGCGGGCCGGACGTTTTCGCGGTTCATCGCATCGACGAGCAGCTCGCCAAGGCGATGGAACGCAAGGTGTGGTTGCCCTCGGGCGGCACGCTGGTCATCGACCGGACTGAGGCGATGACAGTGATCGACGTCAACACCGGTAAGTTCACCGGCTCGGGCGGCAACCTGGAGCAAACGGTCACTAAGAACAACCTTGAGGCCGCCGAAGAAATCGTGCGGCAGCTGCGGTTGCGCGATATCGGCGGCATTGTGGTCATCGACTTCATCGACATGGTGCTGGAATCCAACCGCGACTTGGTGCTGCGCCGGTTAACCGAGGCGCTGGCCCGTGACCGCACCCGCCACCAGGTTTCCGAGGTCACGTCGCTGGGTCTGGTCCAGCTGACCCGCAAGCGGCTGGGAACCGGGCTGATCGAGGCGTTCTCCACACCCTGCCCGCACTGCGGCGGGCGCGGGATCGTGTTGCACGCCGACCCGGTCGACTCAGCGCAGGTGGCTGGGCGCAAGGGCGACTCCGGCCGGCGCAGCCGGCGGTCGAAGCGGGCCCGCCCGGACGAGCCGGTGGTGGCGAAGGTGCCCGCGCACACTCCGGGTGAACATCCGCTCTTTAAAGCGATGGCCGCAGCCAATGGCCGCCGCGACGGCGAACCCGACCAGGCCGAGGAGGAGCTCGGCGAAGAGATCGTGGCGTCCGCGGGCGGCCAGGCTGTGGACGTGCGGACTGAGCGGGAGGTTGTGCGGGAGGTCGCCGAAGAAGACCTGGACGACACCGACGACGAGGATTTCGAGGACAGCGATGAGGACGATGAGGTCGAGCTTGACGACGAGGACCTCGATGACGACCTCGAATTGGACGACGACCTTGACGTCGACGACGATGCCGATGAGGACCCGGCTGACGAGGACATCGCCGACGCCGGGGAGGAGGAGACGGTGACAGCCCAAAACCCTGTCCCGGTCGTTGTGCCCGGGCCGCGCCGACGCCGCGCCGCGGCCCGGCCCGCAGGCCCACCGAGCCACCGCGACTGA
- the rplU gene encoding 50S ribosomal protein L21: protein MATYAIVKTGGKQYKVAAGDVLKVEKLDVEPGATVSLPAALVVDGSSVTTDAKALAKVSVTGEVLEHIKGPKIRIHKFKNKTGYHKRQGHRQQLTVLKVTGIK, encoded by the coding sequence ATGGCGACCTACGCAATCGTCAAAACCGGCGGTAAACAGTACAAGGTGGCGGCGGGAGATGTGCTCAAGGTCGAGAAACTCGACGTAGAGCCGGGCGCGACGGTGTCGCTGCCGGCGGCCCTGGTGGTAGACGGCTCCAGCGTCACCACAGATGCCAAGGCGCTAGCCAAAGTCTCGGTGACCGGCGAGGTGCTCGAGCACATCAAGGGCCCCAAGATCCGTATTCATAAGTTCAAGAACAAGACCGGCTACCACAAGCGTCAGGGACACCGCCAGCAGCTGACGGTCCTGAAGGTCACCGGTATCAAGTAG
- the rpmA gene encoding 50S ribosomal protein L27, whose translation MAHKKGASSSRNGRDSAAQRLGVKRFGGQIVKAGEILVRQRGTKFHPGVNVGRGGDDTLFAKAAGAVEFGVRRGRKTVSVVPVGPGGA comes from the coding sequence ATGGCACACAAAAAGGGCGCTTCCAGCTCACGCAACGGCCGTGATTCCGCCGCACAGCGCCTCGGCGTCAAGCGTTTCGGTGGCCAGATCGTCAAGGCTGGTGAGATCTTGGTGCGCCAGCGCGGCACCAAATTCCATCCCGGCGTGAACGTCGGCCGCGGCGGCGATGACACTCTGTTCGCCAAGGCCGCCGGGGCTGTGGAGTTCGGTGTCAGGCGTGGCCGCAAAACCGTCAGTGTCGTGCCGGTCGGGCCGGGCGGAGCCTAG
- the obgE gene encoding GTPase ObgE has translation MPQFVDRVVIHVRAGSGGNGCASVRREKYKPLGGPDGGNGGRGGSVVLVVDPQVHTLLDFHFRPHVVAPSGKHGMGGNRDGAAAADLEVKVPDGTVVLDADGRVLADLVGAGTRFEAAAGGRGGLGNAALASRTRKAPGFALRGEKGQARELTLELKTVADVGLIGFPSAGKSSLVSAISAAKPKIADYPFTTLVPNLGVVSAGEDTFTVADVPGLIPGASRGRGLGLDFLRHIERCAVLVHVVDCATAEPGRDPVSDIEALEAELAAYTPTLRGDAGLGDLAERRRAVVLNKIDVPEARELADFVRDSIAERGWPVFAVSTVTREGLQPLVFALRDMVTAYREAQPKPVLRRPVIRPIPVDDTGFTVEPDPQQPGGFVVRGARPERWIDQTDFDNDEAVGYLADRLARLGVEDELLRLGAQPGCAVTIADVTFDWEPQTPAGGDVVMSARGTDTRLERTTRVGAAERKAARRRRRERGDRP, from the coding sequence ATGCCTCAATTTGTTGATCGCGTGGTCATCCACGTGCGGGCAGGTTCCGGCGGTAACGGCTGCGCCTCGGTCCGTCGCGAGAAATACAAGCCGCTCGGCGGGCCCGACGGTGGTAACGGCGGCCGCGGCGGCAGCGTGGTGTTGGTCGTCGATCCGCAAGTGCACACCCTGCTCGATTTCCACTTTCGCCCGCATGTCGTCGCGCCGTCGGGCAAGCACGGTATGGGCGGCAACCGCGACGGCGCTGCCGCCGCCGACCTGGAGGTCAAGGTGCCCGACGGCACCGTGGTGCTCGACGCAGACGGTCGGGTGCTCGCCGACCTGGTCGGCGCCGGGACCCGGTTCGAGGCCGCCGCCGGTGGCCGCGGCGGGCTCGGTAATGCTGCGCTGGCATCACGCACCCGCAAGGCACCGGGGTTCGCGCTGCGGGGCGAAAAGGGGCAGGCGCGCGAGCTTACGCTGGAGCTCAAGACGGTTGCCGACGTCGGCCTGATCGGATTTCCGTCGGCCGGGAAATCTTCGCTGGTATCTGCGATTTCGGCGGCCAAGCCCAAGATCGCCGACTATCCGTTCACCACCCTGGTGCCCAATCTCGGAGTGGTGTCAGCGGGGGAGGATACTTTCACCGTCGCCGATGTGCCCGGTCTGATCCCCGGCGCATCCCGGGGCCGCGGCCTGGGTCTGGACTTCCTGCGGCACATCGAGAGGTGCGCAGTGCTGGTGCACGTTGTTGACTGTGCCACCGCCGAGCCAGGCCGTGATCCGGTCTCCGACATCGAGGCACTGGAAGCCGAACTCGCAGCGTATACGCCCACCCTGCGCGGGGATGCGGGCCTGGGTGATCTTGCTGAGCGGCGCCGGGCGGTGGTGCTCAACAAGATCGACGTGCCAGAGGCGCGCGAACTCGCCGACTTCGTCCGCGACAGCATCGCTGAACGCGGGTGGCCAGTTTTCGCTGTTTCAACGGTCACTCGAGAAGGATTGCAGCCCTTGGTTTTTGCACTGAGGGACATGGTTACCGCCTACCGTGAAGCCCAGCCGAAGCCGGTGCTGCGCCGACCGGTCATCCGGCCGATACCCGTCGATGACACCGGCTTCACCGTCGAACCTGACCCGCAGCAGCCGGGTGGTTTCGTGGTGCGCGGTGCACGGCCCGAGCGCTGGATCGACCAGACCGACTTCGACAACGACGAGGCTGTCGGCTACCTCGCCGACCGGTTGGCGCGCCTGGGTGTCGAAGATGAGCTGTTGCGGCTGGGTGCGCAGCCCGGTTGCGCGGTGACCATCGCCGATGTGACGTTCGATTGGGAACCGCAGACCCCTGCGGGTGGCGACGTCGTGATGTCGGCTCGGGGCACCGACACACGCCTGGAGCGCACCACGCGGGTGGGTGCCGCCGAGCGCAAGGCTGCCCGCCGGCGACGCCGGGAGCGCGGTGACCGACCATGA
- the proB gene encoding glutamate 5-kinase: MTHVAREAIRSARRVVVKVGTSALTTRSGVFDTARLAGLADAIEARMKAGSDVVIVSSGAIAAGIEPLGLSRRPTDLATKQAAASVGQVALVNAWSAAFARYGRTVGQVLLTSHDISMRVSHTNAQRTLDRLRALQAVAIVNENDTVATNEIRFGDNDRLSALVAHLVGADALVLLSDIDGLYDSDPRKGAARFIAEVSGPADLAGVVAGRGGHLGTGGMASKVSSALLAADAGVPVLLAAAADAATALADASVGTVFAARPVRMSARRFWVRYAAECAGSLILDEGAVHAVVRQRRSLLPAGITAVSGRFHGGDVVELRGPDTTVVARGVVAYDAAELLTMLGRSTSELPADLRRPAVHADDLVAVVR; encoded by the coding sequence ATGACCCACGTCGCGCGGGAAGCCATCCGCAGCGCGCGCCGGGTCGTGGTCAAGGTCGGCACCTCCGCGCTGACCACGCGAAGCGGGGTGTTCGACACCGCCCGACTGGCCGGGCTCGCGGACGCGATCGAGGCCCGGATGAAAGCCGGTTCCGATGTGGTGATCGTGTCTTCGGGAGCCATCGCCGCCGGCATCGAGCCGCTCGGTTTATCACGTCGCCCAACGGATCTGGCAACCAAACAGGCAGCGGCGAGCGTCGGGCAGGTCGCGCTGGTGAACGCGTGGAGCGCGGCGTTCGCCCGCTACGGGCGGACCGTGGGGCAGGTGTTGCTGACTTCTCATGACATTTCGATGCGAGTGTCCCACACCAACGCTCAGCGCACGTTGGACCGGCTCCGGGCCTTACAAGCGGTGGCGATCGTCAACGAGAACGACACGGTGGCCACCAATGAGATTCGGTTCGGCGACAATGATCGCCTTTCCGCGTTGGTGGCGCACTTGGTCGGTGCTGACGCCCTGGTGTTGCTCTCCGACATCGACGGTCTCTACGACTCAGATCCGCGCAAGGGGGCTGCACGGTTCATCGCCGAGGTATCCGGGCCCGCCGATTTGGCTGGTGTGGTCGCCGGTCGCGGCGGCCACTTGGGCACCGGGGGGATGGCCTCCAAGGTGTCGTCGGCGCTTTTGGCGGCCGATGCCGGGGTACCGGTGCTGTTGGCCGCCGCCGCCGACGCCGCCACCGCGCTGGCTGATGCGTCGGTGGGCACGGTTTTTGCCGCCCGGCCGGTCCGGATGTCCGCGCGCCGATTCTGGGTGCGCTACGCAGCGGAGTGTGCCGGCTCGCTGATCCTTGACGAGGGGGCGGTGCATGCCGTCGTGCGCCAACGCCGTTCGCTATTGCCGGCTGGTATTACCGCGGTCTCGGGCCGTTTTCACGGTGGCGATGTCGTCGAACTCCGCGGTCCCGATACCACGGTGGTGGCCCGCGGTGTGGTCGCCTACGACGCGGCCGAACTGCTCACTATGCTGGGACGATCGACCTCGGAGCTGCCCGCCGATCTGCGCCGGCCCGCGGTGCACGCTGATGATTTGGTGGCAGTCGTGCGGTGA
- a CDS encoding NAD-dependent protein deacetylase, with product MDAAELVALLAGRRFAVLTGAGISTDSGIPDYRGPDSPPSNPVTLRQFTSDPSFRRRYWARNHIGWRYMDEARPNAGHHALAQLERGGVVTGVITQNVDRLHTKAGSRTVVNLHGTYAQVVCLSCGSGMSRAALAQKLEELNPGFAERIRALGDRTLAPDADAAVADTGSFRYLDCPSCGGMLKPDIVYFGENVPKNRVEQAYSLVDHAEALLVAGSSLMVFSGYRFVRHAAARGIPIAIVNRGRTRGDSLAAVKIDSGCSETLTLLANEFSSPDAAAVACS from the coding sequence GTGGACGCTGCTGAACTCGTTGCCCTGTTGGCGGGCCGCCGTTTTGCGGTGCTCACGGGCGCAGGGATCTCCACCGACTCGGGCATTCCCGACTATCGCGGCCCCGATTCACCGCCGAGCAATCCGGTAACGCTTCGGCAGTTCACGTCGGATCCGTCGTTTCGTCGACGATATTGGGCGCGCAACCACATCGGCTGGCGATACATGGACGAGGCCCGGCCCAACGCCGGGCATCACGCGCTGGCCCAGCTTGAACGCGGCGGAGTGGTGACGGGGGTGATCACCCAGAACGTCGATCGTCTACACACCAAAGCGGGCAGCCGGACCGTGGTCAATCTGCACGGAACCTATGCGCAGGTGGTATGCCTGAGCTGCGGCTCCGGCATGAGCCGAGCGGCGCTGGCCCAAAAGCTCGAGGAGCTCAATCCCGGTTTCGCCGAGCGCATCCGGGCGCTCGGTGACCGGACGCTCGCGCCGGACGCCGATGCCGCCGTCGCCGACACCGGCTCGTTTCGCTACCTCGACTGTCCTTCCTGCGGTGGCATGCTGAAACCCGATATCGTGTACTTCGGCGAGAATGTTCCCAAAAATCGTGTTGAGCAAGCCTATTCATTAGTCGATCACGCTGAAGCACTGCTGGTCGCCGGCTCGTCACTGATGGTGTTCTCCGGCTACCGCTTCGTACGCCACGCCGCAGCACGCGGCATCCCTATCGCGATCGTGAACCGGGGCCGCACCCGCGGCGACAGCCTGGCCGCTGTGAAGATCGACAGTGGCTGCTCGGAAACACTGACGCTCCTGGCCAACGAATTTTCGTCGCCGGACGCCGCCGCAGTGGCGTGCTCGTGA